One window from the genome of Mucilaginibacter ginsenosidivorans encodes:
- a CDS encoding GAF domain-containing protein yields the protein MAEDLIIARSTEKKEQYESLIPQIEALLYGEPDLVANMANTCAALKEQFKWFWVGFYLIKDGELVLGPFQGPVACTRIGKGKGVCGASWEQEKTLIVPDVEAFPGHIACSSISRSEIVLPLYRGSEVIGVLDVDSEHLGQFDETDAKYLGHILKLINF from the coding sequence ATGGCCGAAGATCTAATCATTGCCCGTTCAACGGAAAAGAAGGAACAATACGAATCACTGATACCGCAAATTGAGGCTTTGCTTTATGGCGAACCTGACCTGGTTGCTAATATGGCGAATACTTGCGCCGCTCTGAAGGAACAGTTTAAATGGTTTTGGGTAGGATTTTACCTGATAAAGGATGGCGAACTGGTGCTTGGTCCTTTCCAGGGACCGGTGGCCTGTACACGTATCGGTAAAGGAAAAGGTGTCTGCGGCGCTTCGTGGGAGCAGGAAAAAACTTTAATTGTACCCGATGTGGAGGCATTCCCGGGGCATATCGCCTGTAGTTCAATTTCCCGATCAGAAATCGTGCTGCCTCTTTACCGGGGCAGCGAAGTAATTGGCGTACTGGATGTTGATAGTGAGCACCTCGGCCAATTTGACGAAACGGACGCGAAATACCTCGGTCATATCTTAAAATTGATCAACTTTTGA
- a CDS encoding DNA-3-methyladenine glycosylase gives MKLPQSYYLGTDVVAIGKNLLGKYLFTCIDGLITGGYIVETEAYNGAIDKASHAYGNRRTKRTETMFQQGGIAYVYLCYGIHEMFNIVTSTEGHAQAILIRAVEPTEGIDTILLRRGMDKVKPNITAGPGSVAKALGIDRKLNGISLQSDALWIEDRGLNFMEGQIAAVPRIGVAYAGQDALLPYRFYVKGNIYVSKPNK, from the coding sequence TTGAAACTTCCGCAATCTTATTACCTCGGGACAGACGTCGTAGCTATCGGTAAAAACCTTTTGGGAAAGTATTTATTTACGTGTATTGATGGTTTAATTACCGGAGGTTATATTGTTGAAACAGAGGCATACAATGGCGCAATAGACAAAGCATCACACGCCTATGGTAATCGCCGCACCAAACGTACCGAGACAATGTTTCAGCAAGGCGGCATTGCTTACGTTTACCTCTGCTACGGCATACATGAAATGTTTAACATCGTAACATCCACCGAGGGACACGCCCAGGCAATATTGATCCGCGCCGTTGAGCCAACCGAAGGAATAGACACCATTTTGTTGCGCCGCGGAATGGACAAAGTAAAACCGAACATCACCGCCGGTCCGGGTTCCGTAGCTAAAGCACTCGGAATCGATCGTAAACTCAACGGTATAAGCTTGCAGAGTGACGCACTTTGGATAGAAGACAGGGGACTGAATTTTATGGAGGGTCAAATTGCAGCAGTGCCACGAATAGGAGTGGCCTACGCGGGCCAGGATGCTTTGTTGCCTTACAGATTTTATGTGAAAGGGAATATCTACGTCAGCAAGCCCAATAAATAA
- a CDS encoding DUF4442 domain-containing protein codes for MVVSENVLKWAMRFYPPMFFQRIWVIGFEKDFRGVKVKINKSLINSNYNNSIFGGTIFAAADPFYPLLFHQVLTHKGYKVRVWMKSAEIRYLKPGRKDLFFTISIAETEIEEVEQVLHSGEKYIKEHPVTMYDRDGELCVEMTCEIYIRNLSHPETKDSVSI; via the coding sequence ATGGTTGTTTCTGAAAATGTATTGAAGTGGGCGATGAGGTTCTACCCTCCCATGTTCTTTCAACGCATTTGGGTCATCGGGTTTGAAAAAGATTTCCGCGGGGTTAAAGTAAAAATTAACAAAAGCCTGATCAATAGCAATTATAATAACTCCATTTTTGGCGGTACAATTTTCGCGGCCGCCGATCCTTTTTACCCGCTCCTTTTTCACCAGGTACTTACGCATAAGGGCTATAAGGTTCGGGTATGGATGAAATCGGCCGAAATTCGGTACCTGAAGCCGGGACGGAAGGATCTGTTCTTTACCATCAGCATTGCGGAAACGGAAATTGAGGAAGTGGAACAGGTGCTGCACAGCGGGGAAAAGTATATTAAGGAACATCCGGTGACAATGTACGACCGGGACGGCGAACTATGTGTGGAGATGACCTGCGAAATATATATTCGAAACTTAAGTCATCCTGAAACCAAAGACAGCGTGTCTATATGA
- a CDS encoding MATE family efflux transporter — protein sequence MKSLYQKYKPYYGQSLILAVPVVFSQVGHTLVQTADSIIIGHFAGTISLAAVSLVNSIFVIGLVIGLGVSYGITPLIAQSNGRNDHNECGRLLSNSLLINSITGVVLFLFISFGTMQIIGHLDQSPEVMRQARPYLFLMGISLIPLLVFNTFKQFAEGLGFTKQAMVISIAGNVINVLLGITFVKGLFGIKPMGVSGVGYSTLIDRCSMAVVMGVYVFRSKNFRSYLKHFAMKNIDRLRCASILKIGTPVALQYVFEISAFSGAAILIGTISPVAQAAHQVAINLAGLTYMAASGIAAAAAIKSGNFFGAKQHRDLRLSAISNYHIVIIFMSMTALLFTFGNHLLPWMYTTDNAVITIAAQLLIIAAFFQLFDGTQVVGLGILRGMGDVNVPTIITLIAYWVVGLPVGYLLGIQIKMGVTGVWYGLVLGLLTSSLLLFIRFQSISRKQQVKQDIIIAQD from the coding sequence ATGAAAAGTCTATACCAAAAATACAAGCCATATTATGGCCAAAGCCTGATATTGGCTGTGCCTGTGGTATTTTCGCAGGTTGGGCACACATTAGTACAGACGGCCGATAGCATTATCATTGGGCATTTTGCGGGTACCATTTCATTGGCGGCGGTATCTTTGGTCAATAGTATTTTCGTGATCGGACTTGTGATAGGTTTGGGTGTGTCCTATGGCATAACCCCGCTTATTGCGCAAAGCAACGGGCGAAATGATCATAATGAATGCGGGCGGTTGCTGTCAAATAGCCTGCTCATTAACAGTATTACCGGCGTAGTTTTATTCCTGTTTATTAGTTTCGGTACGATGCAAATTATAGGTCACCTCGATCAGTCACCGGAAGTGATGCGCCAGGCGCGGCCCTATCTGTTCCTGATGGGCATTTCGCTTATCCCCCTGCTTGTATTCAACACCTTCAAGCAATTTGCCGAAGGGTTGGGCTTTACAAAGCAAGCTATGGTTATATCTATAGCCGGCAACGTAATCAATGTTTTACTCGGGATTACTTTTGTCAAGGGCCTTTTTGGTATTAAACCCATGGGTGTAAGCGGAGTTGGTTATAGTACCCTTATCGACCGTTGCAGCATGGCTGTTGTAATGGGGGTGTATGTTTTTCGCTCTAAAAATTTCAGAAGTTATCTGAAGCATTTCGCCATGAAGAATATCGACCGGCTAAGGTGCGCTTCCATATTGAAAATAGGGACGCCGGTTGCCCTGCAGTATGTATTTGAAATAAGCGCCTTCAGCGGCGCGGCTATCCTGATAGGCACAATAAGCCCTGTTGCGCAGGCAGCACACCAGGTTGCCATAAATTTAGCTGGTTTAACCTACATGGCGGCAAGCGGAATTGCTGCGGCCGCGGCCATCAAATCAGGTAATTTTTTTGGCGCGAAACAGCACCGCGATCTGCGCCTTTCAGCCATATCAAATTATCATATTGTCATCATTTTTATGTCGATGACGGCACTCTTATTTACATTTGGTAATCATCTTTTACCCTGGATGTATACAACAGATAATGCCGTGATAACTATTGCAGCACAGTTGCTTATCATTGCGGCTTTCTTCCAGTTGTTCGACGGTACGCAGGTAGTGGGTCTCGGCATATTGCGTGGTATGGGCGATGTGAACGTACCGACTATTATAACGCTGATCGCATATTGGGTCGTCGGTCTGCCTGTTGGTTACCTGCTTGGCATACAAATAAAAATGGGCGTAACAGGTGTTTGGTATGGATTGGTTTTGGGCTTGCTTACCTCTTCCCTGCTCTTATTTATCCGCTTTCAATCCATCAGCCGTAAACAACAGGTAAAGCAAGATATCATTATTGCGCAGGATTAA
- a CDS encoding SIR2 family NAD-dependent protein deacylase, which translates to MKKIVVLTGAGISAESGLKTFRDSDGLWEGYNIEDVATPEAWERNPELVQEFYNQRRKSVLEAVPNGAHNALAELEKKYDVTVITQNIDDLHERGGSGKVLHLHGVITRSQSGKNPNLTYPIDGWELKMGELCELGSQLRAHVVWFGEAVPMIEEAAKVCMKADIFILVGSSLAVYPAAGLINYVPRHVPKYIIDPKIPYMTADNFIKIEEKATVGVPQLVGELLID; encoded by the coding sequence ATGAAAAAGATCGTCGTATTAACCGGCGCCGGTATAAGTGCCGAAAGCGGGCTCAAAACCTTTCGCGACAGTGATGGCTTGTGGGAGGGCTATAATATCGAAGACGTAGCCACACCAGAAGCCTGGGAACGTAATCCGGAGCTGGTGCAAGAGTTTTATAACCAGCGACGCAAATCGGTTTTAGAGGCGGTCCCTAACGGTGCTCACAATGCCTTGGCCGAACTGGAAAAGAAATATGACGTGACTGTCATTACGCAAAACATAGACGACCTGCACGAACGCGGCGGCTCGGGTAAGGTGTTGCACCTCCACGGTGTAATAACCCGTTCACAATCGGGCAAAAACCCTAACCTGACCTATCCCATTGATGGCTGGGAACTGAAAATGGGAGAATTGTGTGAATTGGGTTCGCAGCTGCGCGCACACGTTGTATGGTTTGGCGAGGCGGTACCGATGATAGAGGAAGCAGCAAAGGTGTGTATGAAGGCCGATATATTCATTCTTGTGGGATCGTCACTTGCTGTATATCCTGCTGCCGGCCTCATAAACTATGTACCGCGGCATGTACCAAAATACATCATCGACCCCAAAATACCTTATATGACCGCGGATAATTTCATAAAGATAGAGGAGAAGGCTACGGTGGGGGTACCGCAATTAGTTGGTGAATTATTGATTGACTGA
- the kynU gene encoding kynureninase, producing MIHQNTLEFAEALDAQDELKAFRKEFLIPQHEGNDVIYLCGNSLGLQPKSVSQYVGKQLGNWQQHGVEGWFNGDDPWLLYHEQMKKPLAAIVGAKPEEVTIMNSLTVNLHLLLVSFYQPNSKRYKILVEGGAFPSDQYAIESQVNFHGFDAKNAVIEVFPREGEYTLNTGDILSAIEKNADELALVLFSGINYYTGQVFDMKAIAETAHKAGAYCGFDLAHAAGNVPLALHDWGVDFACWCSYKYMNSGPGGISGIFVHEKHFENKELKRFAGWWGYGAGKRFLMTQGFVPASGAEGWQVSTSPILLMAVHKAAIDLFEKVGGLEKLRKKSLMLTGYLEYMFEQINQKYGEELFKIITPKDAEWRGCQLSIICKRDGKKTFDYLTQNGVIGDWREPDVIRLSPVPFYNTFKDVYNASKLLDESLTALV from the coding sequence ATGATTCACCAGAATACCCTTGAATTTGCCGAAGCCCTGGACGCGCAGGATGAATTAAAAGCTTTCCGTAAAGAGTTCCTTATACCGCAACATGAGGGCAATGATGTTATTTATTTATGCGGAAACTCATTGGGCCTTCAGCCTAAAAGCGTATCGCAGTATGTGGGGAAGCAATTGGGGAACTGGCAGCAGCATGGCGTGGAGGGCTGGTTTAACGGCGATGACCCGTGGCTGCTTTACCATGAACAGATGAAAAAACCGTTAGCGGCCATAGTCGGGGCGAAGCCGGAAGAGGTTACTATCATGAATTCACTTACAGTAAATCTTCACTTGTTACTTGTAAGTTTCTATCAGCCAAATAGTAAACGATATAAAATATTAGTGGAAGGAGGTGCTTTTCCGTCCGACCAATATGCTATTGAGAGCCAGGTGAATTTTCATGGTTTTGATGCGAAGAATGCTGTAATTGAAGTATTTCCCCGCGAAGGCGAGTACACTTTAAACACCGGAGACATACTTTCGGCTATCGAAAAAAATGCCGATGAACTGGCCCTGGTGCTTTTCAGCGGGATCAATTATTACACCGGGCAAGTGTTTGATATGAAGGCCATCGCAGAGACCGCCCACAAAGCAGGAGCTTATTGCGGGTTCGACCTGGCACACGCCGCCGGCAACGTCCCATTGGCCTTGCACGATTGGGGTGTCGATTTTGCCTGCTGGTGTTCGTACAAATATATGAATTCGGGTCCCGGTGGCATCAGCGGGATATTTGTTCATGAAAAGCATTTTGAAAACAAAGAACTGAAACGCTTTGCCGGTTGGTGGGGCTATGGCGCAGGCAAACGGTTTTTAATGACCCAAGGCTTTGTACCGGCAAGCGGGGCCGAGGGCTGGCAGGTGAGTACCAGCCCGATATTGCTGATGGCGGTGCATAAAGCGGCCATCGATCTGTTTGAAAAGGTTGGCGGCCTTGAAAAACTGCGTAAAAAGAGCCTCATGTTAACAGGGTACCTGGAATATATGTTCGAGCAGATCAACCAGAAATATGGCGAGGAGTTGTTCAAGATCATCACACCGAAAGACGCTGAGTGGCGCGGGTGCCAGCTTTCTATCATCTGCAAAAGGGATGGTAAGAAAACTTTCGATTATCTTACCCAAAACGGTGTAATAGGCGATTGGCGCGAGCCGGACGTCATAAGGCTGAGCCCGGTGCCATTCTACAACACTTTTAAAGACGTCTACAACGCTTCAAAATTATTGGACGAGTCTTTGACCGCCTTGGTGTAA
- a CDS encoding histone deacetylase family protein has product MLKIAYDPIYAHPLPEGHRFPMLKYELIPEQLLHEGIITSENLFSPKTLNEEIILWTHDKTYWHQLRDLTLPAKEARRIGFPLSAGLVEREIRIAKGTIDGCHYAFEYGIAFNVAGGTHHAGTNWGEGFCLLNDQAIAANYLLNNELASSILIIDLDVHQGNGTAQIFENEPRVFTFSMHGANNFPYRKERSDLDIPLADGTSDDEYLAILKRTLPSLIEQQKPDFVFYLSGVDVLKTDKLGKLALSMEACRERDRLVLEECKLRHIPVQVSMGGGYSADIKAIVEAHCNTYRLAHHLHF; this is encoded by the coding sequence ATGCTGAAGATAGCCTACGACCCTATTTACGCCCATCCTTTACCCGAAGGGCATCGGTTCCCGATGCTGAAATATGAATTGATACCGGAACAATTGCTTCACGAAGGTATTATAACAAGTGAAAACCTATTTTCGCCAAAAACTCTAAATGAGGAAATAATCCTCTGGACACACGATAAAACCTACTGGCATCAATTGCGCGACCTGACGCTGCCCGCCAAAGAAGCGCGCCGCATCGGTTTTCCTTTGTCAGCAGGGTTGGTTGAGCGTGAGATAAGGATCGCAAAGGGAACCATAGATGGCTGTCATTACGCTTTTGAATACGGCATTGCCTTTAACGTTGCAGGCGGCACGCACCATGCCGGAACGAATTGGGGTGAGGGATTCTGTTTATTGAATGATCAGGCTATTGCAGCTAATTATCTATTAAATAATGAATTAGCATCATCTATCTTAATTATTGATTTAGATGTGCACCAGGGTAATGGCACTGCGCAGATATTTGAAAATGAACCGCGCGTGTTTACTTTTTCTATGCATGGGGCCAATAACTTCCCTTACCGGAAAGAACGGTCAGACCTGGACATTCCATTGGCAGATGGTACAAGCGATGATGAATACCTGGCTATTTTAAAACGAACATTACCCAGCCTTATCGAACAGCAAAAGCCTGATTTTGTATTCTATCTATCAGGTGTTGATGTGCTGAAAACGGATAAACTGGGTAAACTGGCCTTAAGCATGGAAGCTTGCCGCGAACGGGACAGGTTGGTTTTAGAAGAATGCAAACTACGCCATATCCCGGTACAAGTAAGCATGGGCGGCGGTTATTCGGCCGATATCAAGGCAATCGTCGAGGCACATTGCAATACATACCGCCTGGCGCACCATCTCCATTTTTAA
- a CDS encoding GNAT family N-acetyltransferase yields MMKVIMNDKYFFEKGYSISTDKSLIDFDAVYNYLENESYWAKGVTAERLRKAIDNSMCFGIHKDGKQAGFARVVTDKATFAYLCDVFVLDAYRGIGLSKWLMQTIMEHPELKGLRRWSLATSDAHGLYQQFGFVPLSKPDNWMEIYTPYTQTQGDGK; encoded by the coding sequence ATGATGAAAGTGATAATGAACGACAAATACTTTTTTGAAAAGGGCTATTCTATATCTACTGACAAGAGCCTTATTGATTTTGATGCGGTTTATAATTACCTTGAGAACGAATCTTATTGGGCAAAGGGCGTTACAGCTGAAAGGCTCAGAAAAGCGATTGATAATTCCATGTGCTTCGGTATTCATAAAGACGGTAAGCAGGCTGGTTTTGCCCGTGTGGTAACCGATAAAGCCACTTTTGCATATCTTTGTGATGTGTTTGTACTCGATGCTTACCGCGGCATCGGCCTGTCCAAATGGCTGATGCAAACTATCATGGAGCACCCTGAATTGAAAGGATTAAGAAGGTGGTCACTGGCCACATCGGACGCGCATGGATTATATCAGCAATTCGGTTTTGTCCCGCTAAGTAAACCCGACAATTGGATGGAGATTTATACGCCTTACACACAAACGCAGGGAGACGGAAAATGA
- a CDS encoding RNA-binding domain-containing protein, with the protein MNIKKTIFEGEGVTLDFKKTITSCEKIARTMVSFANNKGGRLLIGVADDGSIKGVKSEDEERYMITRAAQMFSKPALEPKFEEIYVDDKLVLVVEIPESDTKPHYALAEDGKWWVYVRVKDKSVLASKIVVDVLRHSADNKGVLIEYSTKEKALLQYLDEKRRINVQEYCKLLKLSRRSAQRILVNMVLSGVLRIHTTEKEEYYTAA; encoded by the coding sequence ATGAATATAAAAAAAACAATATTTGAGGGTGAAGGTGTAACGCTTGATTTCAAAAAAACCATAACCAGTTGCGAGAAGATAGCACGTACCATGGTCTCATTCGCCAATAACAAAGGCGGCAGGCTGTTGATAGGCGTGGCGGATGATGGCAGCATAAAAGGTGTGAAGTCCGAAGACGAAGAACGCTATATGATAACCCGGGCAGCGCAAATGTTTTCAAAACCGGCCCTTGAGCCAAAGTTTGAAGAGATTTATGTGGATGATAAGCTGGTGCTGGTGGTCGAGATACCCGAAAGCGATACCAAGCCACACTACGCCCTTGCCGAAGACGGCAAATGGTGGGTTTATGTGCGCGTGAAAGACAAAAGCGTGCTTGCCAGCAAGATAGTGGTCGATGTATTGAGACACTCGGCCGATAACAAAGGCGTGCTGATAGAATATTCAACCAAAGAGAAGGCCCTGCTGCAATATCTTGACGAAAAGCGGCGCATCAACGTGCAGGAATATTGCAAACTGTTGAAGCTTAGCCGCCGCAGTGCCCAGCGGATTTTAGTGAATATGGTATTATCGGGCGTGCTGCGGATTCATACTACCGAAAAAGAAGAATATTATACCGCCGCCTGA
- a CDS encoding Dph6-related ATP pyrophosphatase produces the protein MKKCIFNWSGGKDSALALYHCLQNPELDIRYLVTTINDVVDRISMHGVRVELLEKQAESIGISLYQVRLPEMPGMKEYDAIMRSTMEHFRVEGITHAIFGDIFLEDLKNYRDARLAEAGMTGIYPLWKRDTTELINEFFELGFETVIACTQERLERIVGKEITPELVMSLPEDVDVCGENGEFHTFAFKGPIFKQEIPYKTGEKVFREYAAPKNTDDTCFSSPPEKPAGFWYCDLLPA, from the coding sequence ATGAAGAAATGCATTTTCAACTGGAGCGGCGGCAAGGATAGCGCCCTGGCACTTTATCACTGCCTGCAAAATCCCGAACTGGACATCCGTTATCTTGTAACGACCATCAATGATGTTGTCGACCGCATTTCGATGCACGGCGTACGGGTAGAATTGCTCGAGAAGCAGGCAGAAAGTATCGGGATATCGCTTTACCAGGTGCGTTTGCCCGAGATGCCCGGTATGAAAGAATATGACGCCATAATGCGAAGCACCATGGAACACTTCAGGGTCGAAGGGATTACGCACGCCATATTCGGCGATATATTTTTGGAAGATCTGAAAAATTACCGCGATGCCAGATTAGCGGAGGCGGGGATGACGGGCATTTACCCTTTATGGAAACGCGATACTACTGAATTAATAAATGAATTTTTTGAGCTTGGCTTTGAAACGGTAATAGCCTGTACGCAGGAGCGGCTGGAAAGAATAGTGGGGAAGGAGATAACCCCGGAGCTTGTTATGTCATTGCCTGAAGATGTAGATGTATGCGGCGAGAATGGCGAGTTCCACACTTTCGCTTTTAAAGGGCCGATATTCAAACAGGAAATTCCGTACAAAACAGGAGAGAAGGTGTTCCGGGAATACGCTGCGCCAAAAAACACTGATGACACCTGTTTCTCCTCACCGCCTGAAAAGCCTGCCGGTTTCTGGTATTGCGATCTGCTGCCGGCATAA
- a CDS encoding alpha/beta hydrolase — translation MSKVFLIPGLGADYRIYKNIDLAGYDVVNIGWIEPYREDTLATYAQKLIDHYRIQPGDIVIGNSLGGMLAVEVAKKIILNKVILISSIKSIDEAPWYFDFFRKVHVYRAIPVKRLTLVEFIAEYTFGGMSNDDQHIFADMLKNTSPVFMKWAIEAILHWDNQIIPQNVYHITGDKDKVFPYKNIKGATIVKGGTHVMIFNKSEEINKWLKNILPL, via the coding sequence ATGAGCAAGGTATTTCTTATACCGGGCCTGGGCGCCGACTACCGAATCTATAAAAACATTGACCTTGCAGGGTATGATGTCGTAAACATCGGGTGGATAGAACCATATAGAGAGGACACATTAGCCACGTATGCTCAAAAATTGATCGATCATTATCGTATCCAACCCGGGGACATCGTTATTGGCAACTCCTTGGGAGGAATGCTGGCTGTCGAGGTCGCAAAGAAAATAATACTGAATAAGGTAATTCTGATCTCAAGCATTAAATCAATAGATGAAGCGCCCTGGTATTTCGATTTTTTCCGGAAAGTGCATGTTTACCGGGCCATACCCGTAAAGCGGCTGACTCTGGTAGAATTTATAGCCGAGTATACTTTCGGGGGAATGTCCAACGACGATCAGCATATTTTTGCTGATATGCTAAAAAACACTTCCCCTGTTTTTATGAAATGGGCCATTGAAGCTATTTTACATTGGGATAATCAGATCATACCTCAAAATGTTTATCATATAACAGGCGATAAAGACAAGGTATTCCCATACAAAAATATAAAAGGGGCAACCATTGTTAAAGGTGGCACCCATGTAATGATCTTTAACAAATCGGAAGAGATCAATAAATGGCTCAAAAATATACTACCGCTTTGA
- a CDS encoding DUF6580 family putative transport protein, whose protein sequence is MTLQKINTRNTIIILMIVAAGAFRLVSARYPYVLSNFSPIGAMALFGGAYFTDKWKAYVVPLIALFVSDIFLNHFYSGSWQIVDSSSIMVYVFFIAAVFMGTFIKKASILNVTAASLLAVVLHWLLTDLPLGNLYPHTFVGYGQSLVAAIPFEKNMLFGDLVFCAILFGGFELAKSKYTALRANREIAL, encoded by the coding sequence ATGACACTACAAAAGATAAACACCAGAAATACAATAATCATCCTGATGATCGTCGCTGCCGGGGCGTTTCGCCTTGTGAGCGCAAGATATCCTTATGTATTAAGCAATTTTAGTCCGATAGGGGCCATGGCGCTGTTTGGCGGCGCCTACTTTACTGATAAATGGAAAGCTTATGTAGTTCCGCTGATAGCCCTGTTTGTGAGCGATATATTCCTGAACCATTTTTACAGCGGCTCATGGCAAATAGTAGACAGCAGCTCCATTATGGTGTATGTGTTTTTTATCGCAGCTGTATTTATGGGTACTTTTATTAAAAAGGCCAGCATATTGAATGTGACGGCAGCATCGTTATTAGCGGTTGTATTGCACTGGCTGCTGACCGACTTGCCGTTGGGCAATCTTTACCCGCATACCTTTGTAGGTTACGGGCAATCGTTAGTAGCGGCTATACCTTTTGAAAAGAACATGCTTTTTGGTGACCTGGTATTTTGCGCCATCCTTTTTGGTGGATTTGAGTTAGCCAAGAGCAAATACACCGCACTGCGTGCCAACCGTGAAATAGCTTTGTAA
- the rpe gene encoding ribulose-phosphate 3-epimerase: protein MNHLISPSILASDFGNLQRDIEMLNHSEADWIHVDIMDGMFVPNISFGFPIVEVAKKHAAKPLDVHLMIQDPDRYLERFKEAGASGITVHFEACPHLNRTVNAIKDLGCKAGVALNPHTPVGFLEDIIEYLDLVLIMSVNPGFGGQKFIGNTYKKLRELKKMSSGRNAKLFIEVDGGVDDSNSLKLINAGANVLVAGNSVFSAKDPAAAIRTLKHPH from the coding sequence ATGAACCACCTCATCTCTCCGTCCATTTTAGCGTCAGATTTCGGAAACCTTCAGCGTGATATTGAAATGCTTAACCACAGCGAGGCTGACTGGATACATGTTGATATTATGGACGGAATGTTTGTTCCAAATATTTCGTTCGGGTTCCCAATCGTGGAGGTTGCAAAAAAACATGCTGCCAAGCCACTGGATGTGCACCTGATGATACAGGATCCTGACCGGTATCTCGAACGCTTTAAGGAGGCCGGCGCAAGCGGCATCACGGTTCACTTCGAGGCTTGCCCGCATTTGAACCGGACAGTAAACGCTATTAAAGACCTGGGGTGCAAAGCAGGAGTGGCGTTAAACCCGCATACCCCGGTTGGATTTTTGGAGGATATTATCGAATATCTCGACCTGGTACTTATTATGTCGGTCAACCCAGGGTTTGGGGGTCAGAAATTTATAGGCAACACTTATAAAAAGCTACGCGAGCTAAAAAAAATGAGTTCGGGACGCAACGCCAAATTATTTATCGAAGTAGACGGCGGGGTGGACGACAGCAATTCCCTTAAACTGATAAACGCCGGCGCCAATGTATTGGTAGCAGGCAATTCGGTATTTTCTGCAAAAGATCCGGCTGCCGCAATAAGGACACTTAAACACCCGCATTAA